In Streptomyces dangxiongensis, one DNA window encodes the following:
- the carA gene encoding glutamine-hydrolyzing carbamoyl-phosphate synthase small subunit — protein MTTSTRGSSSQRNKALPAVLVLEDGRLFRGRAYGNVGETFGEAVFSTGMTGYQETLTDPSYDRQIVVATAPQIGNTGWNDEDDESGRIWVSGYVVRDPARVPSNWRAKRSLDDELERQGVVGISGIDTRALTRHLRERGSMRAGIFSGEAVAPEAELLERVQAQPHMKGASLYEEVATKEAYVVPAVGEKRFTVAAIDLGIKGMTPHRMAERGIEVHVLPATATADDVYAVGPDGVFFSNGPGDPATADGPVALMSAVLERRTPLFGICFGNQILGRALGFGTYKLKYGHRGINQPVQDRTTGKVEVTAHNHGFAVDAPLDKVSETKFGRAEVSHVCLNDNVVEGLQLLDQPAFSVQYHPEAAAGPHDAAYLFDRFVSLMEGQRA, from the coding sequence ATGACGACCTCCACCAGGGGAAGCTCCTCCCAGAGGAACAAGGCGCTTCCCGCCGTACTCGTCCTGGAGGACGGCCGCCTCTTCCGCGGCCGCGCCTACGGGAACGTGGGGGAGACCTTCGGCGAGGCCGTGTTCTCCACCGGCATGACCGGTTACCAGGAGACCCTGACCGACCCGTCGTACGACCGCCAGATCGTCGTCGCGACCGCCCCGCAGATCGGCAACACCGGCTGGAACGACGAGGACGACGAGTCGGGCCGCATCTGGGTCTCCGGCTACGTGGTGCGCGACCCCGCGCGCGTGCCGTCCAACTGGCGCGCTAAGCGCTCCCTGGACGACGAACTGGAGCGCCAGGGCGTCGTCGGCATCTCCGGCATCGACACCCGGGCCCTCACCCGTCACCTGCGTGAGCGCGGCTCGATGCGCGCCGGCATCTTCTCGGGCGAGGCGGTCGCCCCCGAGGCCGAGCTGCTGGAGCGCGTGCAGGCCCAGCCGCACATGAAGGGCGCGAGCCTGTACGAGGAGGTCGCGACCAAGGAGGCGTACGTCGTCCCGGCGGTCGGCGAGAAGCGGTTCACCGTCGCCGCCATCGACCTCGGCATCAAGGGCATGACCCCGCACCGCATGGCCGAGCGCGGCATCGAGGTGCACGTCCTGCCCGCCACCGCCACCGCCGACGACGTCTACGCCGTCGGCCCGGACGGCGTCTTCTTCTCCAACGGCCCCGGCGACCCGGCCACGGCCGACGGCCCGGTCGCGCTCATGTCGGCCGTCCTGGAGCGCAGGACCCCCCTGTTCGGCATCTGCTTCGGCAACCAGATCCTCGGCCGCGCGCTCGGCTTCGGCACCTACAAACTGAAGTACGGCCACCGCGGCATCAACCAGCCGGTCCAGGACCGTACGACCGGCAAGGTGGAGGTCACCGCGCACAATCACGGATTCGCCGTGGACGCGCCGCTCGACAAGGTCAGCGAGACGAAGTTCGGCCGCGCCGAGGTCTCGCACGTCTGCCTCAACGACAACGTCGTGGAGGGGCTCCAGTTGCTCGACCAGCCCGCCTTCTCCGTGCAGTACCACCCGGAAGCGGCAGCCGGACCGCACGACGCCGCCTACCTGTTCGACCGCTTCGTTTCCCTGATGGAGGGCCAGCGTGCCTAA
- a CDS encoding PH-like domain-containing protein — MTPVILLAEARRSADVTDWPARIGWLVGLVLFIALVYWLMREGWKWRGTLQGDIPELPTAPDEPGEARLTMSGRYHGSTTAGQWLDRIVAHGLGTRSRVELTLTDAGLEVERPGAADFFVPTAALREARLDKGIAGKVLTEGGLLVVTWAHGDKLIDSGFRSDRAAEHTEWVDTLNQMTTETEGAR, encoded by the coding sequence CGGCCGACGTCACCGACTGGCCGGCCCGCATCGGCTGGCTCGTCGGACTCGTCCTGTTCATCGCGCTCGTCTACTGGCTGATGCGCGAGGGCTGGAAGTGGCGCGGCACCCTCCAGGGCGACATCCCGGAGCTGCCCACCGCGCCGGACGAGCCCGGCGAGGCGAGACTGACGATGAGCGGCCGCTACCACGGCTCCACCACCGCCGGACAGTGGCTGGACCGCATCGTGGCCCACGGCCTCGGCACCCGCAGCCGGGTCGAGCTCACCCTGACCGACGCGGGCCTGGAGGTCGAGCGCCCCGGGGCGGCCGACTTCTTCGTCCCCACCGCCGCACTGCGGGAGGCGCGCCTGGACAAGGGCATCGCCGGCAAGGTCCTCACCGAGGGCGGACTGCTGGTGGTGACCTGGGCGCACGGCGACAAACTGATCGACTCCGGGTTCCGCTCCGACCGCGCGGCCGAGCACACCGAGTGGGTCGACACCCTGAACCAGATGACCACCGAGACGGAAGGCGCACGATGA
- the carB gene encoding carbamoyl-phosphate synthase large subunit encodes MPKRTDIQSVLVIGSGPIVIGQAAEFDYSGTQACRVLKAEGLRVVLVNSNPATIMTDPEIADATYVEPITPEFVEKIIAKERPDALLPTLGGQTALNTAISLHENGALEKYGVELIGAKPEAIHKGEDRDLFKGVVEEVRRKIGHGESARSVICHSMDDVIQGVETLGGYPVVVRPSFTMGGAGSGFAHDEEELRRIAGQGLTLSPTTEVLLEESILGWKEYELELMRDKHDNVVVVCSIENFDPMGVHTGDSITVAPAMTLTDREYQILRDVGIAVIREVGVDTGGCNIQFAVNPEDGRVIVIEMNPRVSRSSALASKATGFPIAKIAAKLAVGYTLDEIPNDITRETPASFEPTLDYVVVKAPRFAFEKFPQADSTLTTTMKSVGEAMAIGRNFPEAFQKALRSLEKKGSQFAFTGDPGDKETLLREAVRPTDGRINTVMQAIRAGATPEEVFDYTKIDPWFVDQLFLIKEIADELAGAPELTADLLAEAKRHGFSDQQIGEIRGLREDVVREVRHALGIRPVYKTVDTCAAEFAAKTPYFYSSYDEETEVARREKPAVIILGSGPNRIGQGIEFDYSCVHASFALSDAGYETVMVNCNPETVSTDYDTSDRLYFEPLTLEDVLEIVHAEQQAGPLAGVIVQLGGQTPLGLAQALKDNGVPVVGTPPEAIHAAEDRGAFGRVLAEAGLPAPKHGTATTFEEAKAIADEIGYPVLVRPSYVLGGRGMEIVYDETRLASYIAESTEISPSRPVLVDRFLDDAIEIDVDALYDGEELYLGGVMEHIEEAGIHSGDSACALPPITLGGFDIKRLRASTEAIARGVGVRGLINIQFAMAGDILYVLEANPRASRTVPFTSKATAVPLAKAAARISLGATIAELRAEGLLPRKGDGGELPFDAPISVKEAVLPWSRFRDIQGRGVDTILGPEMRSTGEVMGIDSVFGTAYAKSQAGAYGPLPTKGRAFISVANRDKRSMIFPARELVAHGFELLATSGTAEVLKRNGINATVVRKQSEGTGPNGEKTIVQLIHDGEVDLIVNTPYGTGGRLDGYDIRTAAVARSVPCLTTVQALAAAVQGIDALNHGDVGVRSLQEHAEHLIAARD; translated from the coding sequence GTGCCTAAGCGCACCGATATCCAGTCCGTCCTGGTCATCGGCTCCGGCCCGATCGTCATCGGCCAGGCCGCCGAGTTCGACTACTCCGGCACCCAGGCGTGCCGGGTGCTCAAGGCCGAGGGCCTGCGCGTCGTCCTCGTCAACTCCAACCCGGCGACGATCATGACGGATCCGGAGATCGCCGACGCCACCTACGTCGAGCCGATCACCCCCGAGTTCGTCGAGAAGATCATCGCCAAGGAGCGCCCCGACGCCCTGCTGCCCACGCTGGGCGGCCAGACGGCCCTGAACACCGCCATCTCGCTGCACGAGAACGGCGCGCTGGAGAAGTACGGCGTCGAGCTGATCGGCGCCAAGCCCGAGGCCATCCACAAGGGCGAGGACCGCGACCTGTTCAAGGGCGTCGTCGAGGAGGTCCGCCGCAAGATCGGGCACGGCGAGTCCGCCCGCTCGGTCATCTGCCACTCCATGGACGACGTCATCCAGGGCGTCGAGACGCTCGGCGGCTACCCGGTCGTCGTCCGCCCCTCCTTCACCATGGGCGGCGCCGGCTCCGGCTTCGCGCACGACGAGGAGGAGCTGCGCCGCATCGCCGGCCAGGGCCTGACCCTCTCCCCGACCACCGAGGTCCTCCTGGAGGAGTCCATCCTCGGCTGGAAGGAGTACGAGCTGGAGCTGATGCGCGACAAGCACGACAACGTCGTGGTCGTCTGCTCCATCGAGAACTTCGACCCGATGGGCGTGCACACCGGTGACTCCATCACCGTCGCGCCCGCGATGACGCTGACCGACCGCGAGTACCAGATCCTGCGCGACGTCGGCATCGCCGTCATCCGCGAGGTCGGCGTCGACACCGGCGGCTGCAACATCCAGTTCGCGGTGAACCCCGAGGACGGCCGCGTGATCGTCATCGAGATGAACCCGCGCGTGTCGCGTTCCTCCGCCCTCGCCTCCAAGGCGACCGGCTTCCCGATCGCCAAGATCGCCGCCAAGCTGGCCGTCGGCTACACGCTGGACGAGATCCCGAACGACATCACGCGCGAGACCCCGGCCTCCTTCGAGCCCACGCTCGACTACGTGGTCGTCAAGGCCCCGCGGTTCGCCTTCGAGAAGTTCCCGCAGGCCGACTCCACGCTGACCACCACCATGAAGTCGGTCGGCGAGGCCATGGCCATCGGCCGCAACTTCCCCGAGGCCTTCCAGAAGGCGCTGCGCTCGCTGGAGAAGAAGGGCAGCCAGTTCGCCTTCACCGGCGACCCCGGTGACAAGGAAACCCTGCTGCGCGAGGCCGTACGGCCCACCGACGGTCGGATCAACACCGTCATGCAGGCCATCCGCGCGGGCGCCACGCCCGAGGAGGTCTTCGACTACACGAAGATCGACCCGTGGTTCGTGGACCAGCTCTTCCTGATCAAGGAGATCGCGGACGAGCTGGCCGGCGCGCCCGAGCTGACCGCCGACCTGCTCGCCGAGGCCAAGCGGCACGGCTTCTCCGACCAGCAGATCGGCGAGATCCGCGGCCTGCGCGAGGACGTCGTCCGTGAGGTCCGGCACGCCCTCGGCATCCGCCCGGTCTACAAGACGGTCGACACCTGCGCCGCCGAGTTCGCCGCGAAGACGCCGTACTTCTACTCCTCCTACGACGAGGAGACCGAGGTCGCGCGCCGCGAGAAGCCGGCGGTGATCATCCTCGGCTCGGGCCCGAACCGCATCGGCCAGGGCATCGAGTTCGACTACTCCTGCGTGCACGCCTCCTTCGCGCTGTCCGACGCCGGATACGAGACCGTGATGGTCAACTGCAACCCGGAGACCGTCTCCACGGACTACGACACCTCAGACCGCCTGTACTTCGAGCCGCTGACGCTCGAGGACGTGCTGGAGATCGTCCACGCCGAGCAGCAGGCGGGCCCGCTCGCGGGCGTCATCGTCCAGCTTGGCGGCCAGACCCCGCTGGGCCTGGCGCAGGCCCTGAAGGACAACGGCGTGCCGGTCGTCGGCACGCCCCCCGAGGCCATCCACGCGGCCGAGGACCGCGGCGCCTTCGGCCGCGTCCTGGCGGAGGCGGGCCTGCCGGCGCCCAAGCACGGCACGGCCACCACCTTCGAGGAGGCCAAGGCCATCGCCGACGAGATCGGCTACCCGGTCCTGGTCCGGCCCTCCTACGTCCTCGGCGGGCGCGGCATGGAGATCGTCTACGACGAGACCCGTCTCGCCTCCTACATCGCCGAGTCGACGGAGATCAGCCCCTCCCGGCCGGTCCTCGTCGACCGCTTCCTCGACGACGCGATCGAGATCGACGTCGACGCCCTCTACGACGGCGAGGAGCTGTACCTCGGCGGAGTCATGGAGCACATCGAGGAGGCCGGCATCCACTCCGGCGACTCGGCGTGCGCGCTGCCCCCGATCACCCTCGGCGGCTTCGACATCAAGCGCCTGCGCGCCTCCACCGAGGCCATCGCCAGGGGCGTCGGCGTGCGCGGCCTGATCAACATCCAGTTCGCGATGGCCGGCGACATCCTCTACGTCCTGGAGGCCAACCCGCGCGCCTCCCGTACGGTCCCCTTCACCTCGAAGGCGACCGCGGTACCGCTCGCCAAGGCCGCCGCCCGCATCTCGCTGGGCGCGACCATCGCCGAGCTGCGCGCCGAGGGCCTGCTGCCGAGGAAGGGCGACGGCGGCGAGCTGCCGTTCGACGCGCCGATCTCGGTCAAGGAGGCCGTCCTGCCCTGGTCCCGCTTCCGGGACATCCAGGGCCGCGGCGTCGACACCATCCTCGGCCCGGAGATGCGCTCCACCGGCGAGGTCATGGGCATCGACTCCGTCTTCGGCACGGCGTACGCCAAGTCGCAGGCGGGTGCCTACGGCCCGCTGCCCACCAAGGGCCGCGCGTTCATCTCGGTCGCCAACCGCGACAAGCGCTCGATGATCTTCCCGGCGCGCGAGCTGGTCGCCCACGGCTTCGAGCTGCTCGCCACCTCCGGCACCGCCGAGGTCCTCAAGCGCAACGGCATCAACGCCACGGTCGTCCGCAAGCAGTCCGAGGGCACCGGCCCCAACGGCGAGAAGACCATCGTCCAGCTAATCCACGACGGCGAGGTCGACCTCATCGTCAACACCCCGTACGGCACCGGTGGCCGCCTCGACGGCTACGACATCCGTACGGCCGCGGTGGCCCGCTCCGTGCCCTGCCTGACGACCGTCCAGGCGCTCGCGGCGGCCGTCCAGGGCATCGACGCCCTCAACCACGGCGACGTGGGCGTCCGCTCGCTCCAGGAACACGCCGAACACCTGATCGCGGCCCGCGACTAG